In the genome of Pseudarthrobacter sp. IC2-21, one region contains:
- a CDS encoding L-lactate dehydrogenase yields MPGSKLAVVGAGSVGTSLAYASLIRGSASHVALFDVNALKAEAEVLDLAHGTQFTAAAATVTGGGDIAVTEGADVVVITAGAKQAPGQTRLDLAGTNVRILEQLMPQLLQHAPDAVYVLVTNPCDVLTVAARKISGLPPERVFSSGTVLDTSRLRWLLARRAGVAVASVHASMVGEHGDTEFPVWSGATIGPVPIREWEEGGQRVFTPDYLDETAREVTQAAYKVIAGKGATNYAIGLSGARIVEALLRDENAVLPVSTVLDGPYGITGVALSLPSVVGRGGVHRILHTPMDDDELAALQHSADTLRSTLATLGI; encoded by the coding sequence ATGCCAGGATCCAAACTTGCCGTTGTGGGAGCCGGCAGCGTGGGCACCTCCCTGGCCTACGCTTCCCTGATCCGGGGCTCGGCCAGCCACGTCGCGCTCTTTGACGTCAACGCGCTGAAGGCGGAGGCGGAGGTGTTGGACCTCGCGCACGGCACCCAATTCACAGCGGCCGCGGCAACCGTCACCGGCGGCGGCGACATCGCCGTGACTGAAGGCGCCGACGTCGTGGTTATCACGGCAGGGGCGAAACAGGCTCCGGGCCAGACACGGCTGGACCTTGCCGGGACCAACGTCCGCATCCTCGAACAGCTCATGCCGCAGCTGCTCCAGCATGCTCCGGATGCGGTCTATGTCCTGGTCACCAACCCCTGCGATGTGCTCACGGTGGCAGCCCGGAAGATCTCCGGGCTGCCACCGGAACGTGTCTTCTCCTCCGGCACCGTGCTGGACACATCCCGGCTACGGTGGCTGCTGGCCCGGCGCGCCGGCGTGGCCGTCGCCAGCGTCCACGCCAGCATGGTGGGCGAGCACGGCGATACTGAATTTCCCGTTTGGTCGGGCGCCACGATCGGTCCGGTCCCCATCCGCGAGTGGGAAGAAGGAGGCCAGCGCGTCTTCACCCCGGACTACCTCGATGAAACCGCCCGTGAAGTGACCCAGGCGGCGTACAAGGTTATCGCCGGCAAGGGTGCCACCAACTATGCCATCGGCCTGTCCGGAGCACGGATCGTGGAAGCGCTCCTCCGGGACGAGAACGCTGTCCTCCCTGTTTCCACCGTGCTGGACGGCCCCTACGGCATTACCGGTGTGGCCCTGTCCCTCCCCAGCGTCGTGGGCCGCGGCGGGGTGCACCGGATCCTCCACACGCCCATGGACGACGACGAACTGGCCGCCCTTCAGCATTCCGCCGACACCCTACGGAGCACCCTGGCCACTTTGGGTATCTAG
- a CDS encoding amino acid permease, with protein MSNPPTPIPIPIPIPDHVIDGGHAHASETALHAEDKGYHKNLKPRQIQMIAIGGAIGTGLFLGAGGRLNAAGPSLVIAYAVCGFFAFLILRALGELVLHRPSSGSFVSYAREFFGEKAAFVSGWFYWINWATTTIVDITAAALYMHFFGNYIPWMAAVPQWAWALTALLVVLALNLVSVKVFGEMEFWFALIKVAALVIFLVVGTYFVIFGTPVDGQQVGLNLLSDNGGVFPNGLLPMIILMQGVLFAYASIELVGTAAGETENPEKIMPKAINSVVFRIAVFYVGSVILLALLLPYTSYEKGVSPFVTFFGSIGIQGVDVIMNLVVLTAALSSLNAGLYSTGRILRSMSVNGSAPRFASRMNKAGVPYGGIAITAVVSLLGVPLNYLVPAQAFEIVLNVASVGIVVTWATIVLCQIQLKRWADKGWVERPSFRMFGAPYTGYLSLLFLVGVLVMVFIESPLTMLVTAIASVLMVVGWYACRHRIREIAEAREGFTGTAPVIANPPAATFKK; from the coding sequence ATGTCTAATCCCCCCACCCCCATCCCCATCCCCATCCCCATCCCTGACCACGTTATTGACGGCGGCCACGCCCACGCCTCCGAAACAGCACTGCACGCGGAGGACAAGGGCTACCACAAGAACCTGAAGCCGCGGCAGATCCAGATGATCGCCATTGGCGGCGCGATCGGTACCGGCCTGTTCCTCGGCGCCGGCGGCCGCCTCAACGCCGCCGGGCCGTCGCTGGTGATCGCCTACGCTGTGTGCGGTTTCTTCGCGTTCCTTATCCTTCGGGCGCTGGGCGAACTGGTCCTTCACCGCCCCTCGTCCGGCTCGTTCGTCTCCTATGCCCGTGAGTTCTTCGGCGAGAAGGCCGCCTTTGTGTCCGGCTGGTTCTACTGGATCAACTGGGCCACCACCACCATCGTGGACATCACCGCCGCCGCCCTTTACATGCACTTCTTCGGCAACTACATCCCCTGGATGGCGGCCGTCCCGCAGTGGGCATGGGCCCTGACCGCCCTGCTTGTGGTCCTCGCCCTGAACCTGGTTTCCGTGAAGGTCTTCGGCGAGATGGAGTTCTGGTTCGCACTCATCAAGGTTGCCGCGCTGGTCATCTTCCTCGTGGTGGGCACCTACTTCGTCATCTTCGGCACCCCCGTGGACGGCCAGCAGGTTGGCCTTAACCTCCTCTCAGACAACGGCGGCGTGTTCCCGAACGGCCTGCTCCCCATGATCATCCTGATGCAGGGCGTCCTGTTCGCCTACGCCTCCATTGAGCTGGTGGGCACCGCGGCAGGCGAAACTGAAAACCCGGAAAAGATCATGCCCAAGGCCATCAATTCGGTGGTGTTCCGCATCGCCGTCTTCTACGTCGGCTCCGTGATCCTGCTCGCCCTGCTGCTGCCGTACACGTCGTACGAAAAGGGTGTCAGCCCGTTCGTGACGTTCTTCGGCTCCATCGGCATTCAGGGTGTGGATGTCATCATGAACCTCGTGGTGCTTACGGCCGCGCTGTCCTCCCTCAATGCCGGCTTGTATTCCACCGGACGCATACTTCGCTCCATGTCCGTCAACGGCTCCGCCCCCAGGTTCGCCTCCCGGATGAACAAGGCCGGCGTTCCCTACGGCGGCATCGCCATCACCGCCGTGGTGTCCCTGCTGGGCGTCCCGCTGAACTACCTGGTGCCCGCCCAGGCCTTCGAGATTGTGCTCAACGTGGCTTCCGTGGGCATCGTGGTGACCTGGGCAACCATTGTCCTCTGCCAGATCCAGCTCAAACGCTGGGCAGACAAAGGCTGGGTGGAGCGCCCGTCCTTCCGGATGTTCGGGGCCCCCTACACCGGTTACCTCTCGCTGCTGTTCCTGGTGGGTGTGCTGGTGATGGTGTTCATCGAATCCCCGCTCACCATGCTGGTCACCGCCATCGCCTCCGTCCTGATGGTGGTGGGGTGGTACGCCTGCCGTCACCGCATCCGGGAGATCGCCGAGGCCCGTGAGGGCTTCACCGGCACAGCCCCGGTGATTGCCAACCCGCCGGCGGCGACATTCAAGAAGTAG